AGTCTCATTTTCCGGGATTGGTTATGAAATCTAACGCTACACAAGGCGGCTTCACGCTCATTGAGCTCATGGTCGTCATTCTTATAATGGGCATTCTCTCTGCAGTGGCCATTCCCAAGCTTTTCGGACTAGTGGCAAAAGCGAGAGCAAGCGAACTCTATTCTGCAGCAGGCACTTACATCCATTTGCAGGACACATACAACACCCACAGCCAAGATAGCATCGGATCGTGGAAGGCCATCGGCTACATACATCCCCAAAGTACGAATTTCAGATATTTTGAGGGGCCCCAAGAAGGGGGACTATCTTCTGTTAAAGCATTCTCCGTGGAAGATGGAGAAACCGCCGCATGGAAAGCACAAAACATAGCCCAACTAAACAATTGCGCCGCAAACAGTTCTTGGCAAATTGACGTTACTAAATCGCCATCACAAGCATACAATATTTTGTACAAAATTGACATTGCTAATGGCCAAAGCGGCGATTGCGCTGCACTCACCAGCAGATTTGAAGCTCTCGACACCTACAACAAAATCACCGCCACTCCGTAGGCAGTTCACAACAGAGACATTGCAAAAACAAACGGGCCGGGTCAAATGAACCGGTCCGCATTTTTTTTTGAACATTCCCAAATTAACTATAGAAATCAAGGTTGCTTTGCAGCCATTGCGGCAAGCCGCGCCTGCACCTCGGCAATCTGCTCCGCAGGGAAGTTCATGTCTTTCATGACGCTGATAGCATCGGAATGCCCCTCAGTTTTGCCTTTCTTCATGAAGTGCTCGCCGAAGGTTTCGTAACCCTTGTTCGCAATAGCCTCGGGACTGTCCATCTTGATTACCTCACTCTTATAGGGCCACTTCCAGAAAAAATACGAAAGCGACTGTTTGATGAAATCCCTCCCTTCGTCGGTATTCTGCATCTTGAGCAGGTGCGCCGACGCCTCGCGAAAGGAAACCGAGAACTTCTCGATATCAAAAATATACTTCATCGCGGTAAGCGCGACAAGGGTCATTGGCGAAAAGTCCTTCAGTTCGGAGTCGTCGACAGCATGGCCCACGTCCAAGAACTCCACCTTAAACGGATAGCCGATATCGCGATAATATTCGGGATATTCCATGAAGCGTCCCTTTGCAAGTGGATTCCAGCCCATTTCACCATTCAAAACGAAAGTAACGGTCGTGAATAAAATCGCTTTCAGAATCCTTGACGGAATCTACGATGGTGTTGAATTCGTGGACAATATCGTTCACCTTTTCATCCATATTTTTATTCCTCTTTCACGGGAACGCGCCCGCTGCGCAAACGGAATTTGCTT
This genomic interval from uncultured Fibrobacter sp. contains the following:
- a CDS encoding prepilin-type N-terminal cleavage/methylation domain-containing protein, encoding MKSNATQGGFTLIELMVVILIMGILSAVAIPKLFGLVAKARASELYSAAGTYIHLQDTYNTHSQDSIGSWKAIGYIHPQSTNFRYFEGPQEGGLSSVKAFSVEDGETAAWKAQNIAQLNNCAANSSWQIDVTKSPSQAYNILYKIDIANGQSGDCAALTSRFEALDTYNKITATP